From Oceanithermus desulfurans, a single genomic window includes:
- a CDS encoding universal stress protein, whose product MSGVLAAVDLGSGSEAVLASAEVVARALELPLVAMHVVADGYLRSAPRRFADVWEPDLEPLFERASAALGRLAHKKLERLAPEGAELKLPHGNPTQEVAAEARHHALAVLASEGSTPLERVARGGVSRYLMHRGEVPVLSVRPDRPLERLGRLGVAVDDSSASLAALRVASRLAEAAGGELVAFHLVSVGPQSCCVPQYLPPEALEAADLDRRAEAALREALDYQGPLVVARGEEIEGLLELSHEHGVDLLALGSKAKSSHWTRLGRSVVGLLYKADLPLLVVPEAAHL is encoded by the coding sequence ATGAGCGGAGTTCTCGCAGCCGTTGACCTGGGCTCGGGTTCGGAAGCGGTGCTCGCAAGCGCCGAGGTGGTGGCGCGGGCGCTGGAGCTTCCGCTCGTGGCCATGCACGTGGTTGCCGATGGCTACCTGCGCTCGGCGCCGCGGCGCTTCGCCGATGTGTGGGAGCCGGATCTGGAACCGCTCTTCGAACGGGCCAGCGCGGCCCTGGGCCGGCTGGCGCACAAGAAGCTCGAGCGCCTCGCCCCCGAGGGGGCCGAGCTGAAGCTGCCGCACGGCAACCCCACCCAGGAGGTGGCCGCGGAGGCGCGGCACCACGCGCTGGCGGTGCTGGCCTCCGAGGGAAGCACGCCGCTCGAGCGGGTGGCCCGCGGCGGCGTCTCCCGCTACCTGATGCACCGGGGCGAGGTGCCCGTGCTCTCGGTGCGGCCCGATCGCCCTCTCGAGCGCCTGGGGCGGCTGGGCGTCGCCGTCGACGACTCCAGCGCCTCGCTGGCGGCGCTCCGCGTCGCGTCGCGGCTCGCCGAGGCGGCGGGGGGCGAGCTCGTCGCTTTTCACCTCGTCAGCGTAGGTCCCCAGAGCTGCTGCGTGCCCCAGTACCTGCCGCCCGAGGCGCTGGAGGCCGCCGACCTGGACCGCCGCGCCGAGGCGGCGCTGCGCGAGGCGCTGGACTACCAGGGGCCGCTCGTCGTCGCCCGCGGCGAGGAGATCGAAGGGCTGCTCGAGCTCTCGCACGAGCACGGCGTGGACCTGCTGGCGCTCGGCTCCAAGGCCAAGAGCAGCCACTGGACACGGCTGGGCCGCAGCGTCGTCGGTCTGCTCTACAAGGCCGACCTGCCGCTTCTTGTCGTACCCGAGGCGGCGCACCTCTAG